The Helianthus annuus cultivar XRQ/B chromosome 16, HanXRQr2.0-SUNRISE, whole genome shotgun sequence genome includes a window with the following:
- the LOC110908334 gene encoding uncharacterized protein LOC110908334: protein MLILNKEFLRGQALPLTWFSLDSIASWNIRGLNWPLKQKEVYQIVAENHLTVCAILESHVEVSKLSKVCCGVFKKWDWTSNGGICNKGTRIIVGWNDDIVDLMVLAQSDQVMHVQLRSKIDSKMFFCSFVNAKNTYQERRVLWNDQCLHKQFINDWPWIVMGDFNSALYADDCLYGTSSLSIGKREFYDCVQYNELLDIQGHGLHFTWNQKPRKGVGILKKIDLVMGNMKFLDLIPDAHVLYHPYRISDHTPCILKMNGVYRQKPKPFEFANFIASKAGFKDCVSEEWRKKVDGVAMFSVVKKLRNLKSPLRKLLFLQGNLHDKVKNLRNKLDEVQKQIDLNPLDARLRDVEVQFIKELHSASYDEESFLKQKAKIEWLCARDGNTTYFHNFVKNQNARSKIHRIVDANAAQMVRPVTSEEVKAAMFSIGENKAPGPDGYTSAFFKKIKGYSGRGGDSGHHSILR from the exons ATGCTAATACTAAACAAGGAgtttctgagggggcaagcactcccgttGACATGGTTTTCTTTGGATAGTATTGCCTCTTGGAATATTAGGGGCTTGAACTGGCCCCTAAAACAAAAAGAGGTTTATCAAATAGTTGCTGAAAATCACTTGACAGTTTGTGCCATTTTGGAATCTCATGTGGAGGTCTCAAAGCTTTCTAAAGTTTGTTGTGGAGTTTTTAAAAAATGGGATTGGACATCGAATGGAGGGATTTGTAACAAGGGCACCAGAATTATTGTAGGATGGAATGATGATATTGTAGATCTTATGGTTCTAGCTCAGTCTGACCAGGTAATGCATGTTCAGCTTCGATCCAAGATTGACTCGAAAATGTTTTTTTGTTCCTTTGTTAATGCCAAAAACACGTACCAAGAAAGAAGAGTTTTATGGAATGATCAGTGTCTACATAAGCAGTTTATAAACGATTGGCCATGGATTGTCATGGGAGACTTCAATTCAGCGCTCTATGCGGATGATTGTTTATATGGCACATCGTCTCTTTCTATTGGTAAGCGTGAGTTTTATGATTGTGTCCAGTACAATGAGCTGTTAGACATTCAAGGTCATGGGTTACACTTTACTTGGAACCAAAAGCCGAGGAAGGGTGTGGgcattttaaagaaaattgatCTGGTTATGGGTAACATGAAGTTTTTAGATTTGATCCCGGATGCCCATGTTTTATATCATCCTTACCGCATTTCGGATCACACTCCTTGTATCCTTAAAATGAATGGTGTGTATCGCCAAAAGCCTAAACCGTTCGAATTTGCTAACTTTATTGCGTCGAAAGCTGGGTTTAAAGATTGTGTCTCGGAGGAATGGAGAAAGAAGGTGGATGGTGTTGCTATGTTTTCTGTCGTCAAAAAACTACGGAACTTGAAATCGCCTTTGAGGAAGCTTTTGTTTCTTCAAGGAAATCTGCATGATAAAGTGAAAAATCTAAGGAATAAGCTGGATGAAGTTCAAAAACAGATTGACTTGAACCCTCTCGATGCTAGGCTTAGGGATGTTGAGGTGCAATTTATTAAGGAGTTACATAGTGCTTCTTATGATGAGGAGTCCTTCTTGAAACAAAAAGCAAAGATAGAGTGGCTTTGTGCCAGAGATGGTAATACTACTTATTTTCATAACTTTGTTAAAAATCAGAATGCTAGAAGTAAAATCCATAGGATTGTGGATGCGAATG CTGCTCAAATGGTCCGTCCGGTCACGAGTGAAGAGGTCAAAGCTGCTATGTTCAGTATTGGAGAGAACAAGGCTCCGGGTCCTGATGGTTATACTTCGGCTTTCTTTAAAAAAATCAAGGGATATAGTGGGAGAGGAGGTGACAGCGGCCATCATTCAATTCTTCGATAA